One window of Botrimarina mediterranea genomic DNA carries:
- a CDS encoding DUF4956 domain-containing protein produces MTFFESPLYDDDFVKMLVRFGMNLAFLTLIVRYIYYRNSRSKDYLFTYYMLSVVVFFICFTLKKLELELGMALGLFAIFGVLRYRTDTIPVREMSYLFVVIGVAVINSLANRKVSWAELMFTNCAIAAFPAVLESLSFLRQEYRQEVLYERIDLIRADRHDEMIADLEQRTGLNISRVERGKINLLEDTVAITVFYYPHEQGPQVPIE; encoded by the coding sequence ATGACCTTCTTCGAGTCTCCGCTATACGACGACGACTTCGTCAAGATGCTCGTGCGGTTCGGCATGAACCTCGCGTTCTTGACGCTCATTGTCCGCTATATCTATTACCGGAACTCGCGCAGCAAAGACTACCTCTTCACCTACTACATGCTGAGCGTGGTGGTCTTCTTCATCTGCTTCACGCTGAAGAAGCTCGAACTCGAGCTGGGCATGGCGCTCGGCCTGTTCGCGATCTTCGGCGTGCTCCGCTACCGGACCGACACGATCCCGGTGCGGGAGATGTCGTACCTGTTCGTCGTGATCGGCGTCGCGGTGATCAACTCCCTCGCCAACCGCAAGGTGAGCTGGGCCGAGCTGATGTTCACCAACTGCGCGATCGCGGCGTTCCCTGCCGTGCTCGAATCGCTCTCCTTCTTGCGGCAGGAGTATCGACAGGAGGTGCTCTACGAGAGGATCGATCTGATCCGCGCCGATCGCCACGACGAGATGATCGCCGACCTCGAGCAGCGCACCGGGCTCAATATCTCGCGGGTCGAACGTGGCAAGATCAACTTGCTGGAGGATACCGTCGCGATCACCGTGTTCTACTACCCCCATGAGCAGGGGCCTCAAGTTCCGATCGAGTAA
- a CDS encoding polyphosphate polymerase domain-containing protein, producing MNVRDDIDRVVFKLRPIDLAEMDSVSLMNRVDTKYAMSDRLLPELLTSISDDYRILEVIGVRKSPYSSLYFDTPTRECYHEHHNGRSSRRKFRMRSYTASNLTFFEIKQRTNKGRTVKKRVTIPGIAPLLAPEATALVEKVAGETVDLRPQIYTEFSRITLVGVDFVERVTIDVDLEFHRDQQHAALPGVAIVEVKQARATRESAIRRRLRDLQVRPMRVSKYCVGSALLDPSLKRNRFKRKLMALQSEAACYPMPGARPDSLLRAI from the coding sequence ATGAACGTCCGAGACGACATCGACCGCGTGGTCTTTAAGCTGCGCCCCATCGATCTAGCGGAGATGGACAGCGTCAGCTTGATGAACCGCGTCGACACCAAGTATGCGATGTCGGACCGCCTGCTCCCGGAGTTGCTCACGAGCATCTCGGACGACTACCGGATCCTCGAAGTGATCGGCGTCCGTAAGTCGCCCTACTCGTCGCTCTATTTCGACACCCCCACGCGCGAGTGCTACCACGAGCATCACAACGGCCGGTCGAGTCGACGCAAGTTCCGGATGCGCAGCTACACGGCCTCGAATCTGACGTTCTTCGAGATCAAGCAGCGGACCAACAAGGGCCGCACGGTCAAGAAACGCGTCACGATCCCCGGCATCGCCCCGCTGCTGGCGCCGGAAGCAACCGCGCTGGTTGAGAAAGTCGCGGGCGAGACGGTCGATCTGCGTCCGCAGATCTACACGGAGTTCTCGCGGATCACGCTCGTCGGCGTCGATTTCGTCGAGCGTGTCACGATCGACGTGGACCTCGAGTTCCACCGCGACCAGCAGCACGCCGCGTTGCCGGGCGTTGCGATCGTCGAAGTCAAGCAGGCCCGCGCGACGCGTGAATCGGCGATCCGCCGACGGCTCCGCGACCTGCAGGTGCGGCCGATGCGGGTGAGCAAGTACTGCGTGGGCAGCGCCCTGCTCGACCCGTCGCTGAAGCGTAATCGATTCAAACGCAAACTCATGGCGCTCCAATCCGAAGCGGCCTGCTATCCAATGCCGGGCGCCCGCCCCGACTCCCTCCTACGCGCCATCTAG
- a CDS encoding glycoside hydrolase family 127 protein, whose amino-acid sequence MILGFAAPQSCPAAGYEVRVVSFDRVTLEDDFWLPRLRTQRQVLVPYAFEHTGEALADLAAAGELLAGDTPAELPPPHRFRTSDLYKVVEGAAYLLAIDRDPALEAQIDRVVEVVAAAQEPDGYHGATRTLYPHLAIDMMGDGRYAYVDHSHELYIVGHLYEAAVAYFHATGKRTLLDVADKNARHVRRVFFEGDAKYNHGKPVLRAPGHEEIELALVRLAEATGDPIHLDTAKKFLDIRGVTYVPDGEGVNSPSYAQQHRPVAEQRKPAGHAVRATYLYAGMADVGAKLGDDRYNAALDAIWEDIVDTRMHLTGGLGAVHGIEGFGPEFELPNADAFDETCAGVGNVLFNWRMFLLHKNAKFLDVAEVALYNNTLAGVNLAGDRFFYVNPLAADGFRPFNHGHAGRAPWFGTACCPTNLARLIPQVPGMMFAQDDEGLLACLYASGRTRVTIHDVATEVIEETAYPYDGAVQLTLRPEKPVRFALRMRVPTWTTDRFVPGELYKYAKSESPRVDVFVNDKPVEVTTANGFVSIEREWSAGDRIRLELPMPVRYSTCREEVEANRGRVAVTRGPLVYCAEAADNEAHTSTYMVPPSAMTAETEVSPAAINGHSTRAITVKAERLTEKGDLEATPLRLVPYYAWNNRGVGSMAVWMPDNAETLRAGALVVDDNAKRFASAKASQTFAGDTEAALIDGLLPSHSFDTSIPRWTSWPARGEAQTLEFELAEPTPLRTVEVYWYDDHGGVQTPARWELEVAEEGAEWRPYPLYNTDAYGVDQDQFNVVHPAEPLTATRLRLRVWPKPDAAAGVLEFVVRPESSR is encoded by the coding sequence ATGATCCTTGGCTTCGCAGCCCCGCAGAGTTGCCCCGCCGCGGGTTACGAGGTTCGGGTCGTGTCGTTCGATCGGGTGACGCTCGAAGACGACTTCTGGCTGCCGCGTCTGCGGACCCAGCGACAGGTGCTGGTGCCGTACGCCTTCGAGCACACGGGTGAGGCGCTCGCCGATCTCGCAGCCGCCGGTGAGTTGCTGGCCGGTGATACGCCCGCTGAATTGCCCCCGCCGCACCGCTTTCGGACGAGCGACCTCTATAAGGTGGTCGAGGGCGCCGCCTATCTGTTGGCGATCGACCGCGACCCGGCCCTCGAGGCTCAGATCGACCGCGTCGTCGAGGTCGTCGCGGCCGCCCAGGAGCCCGATGGCTATCACGGCGCCACACGAACGCTCTACCCGCACCTCGCGATCGACATGATGGGCGACGGCCGCTACGCGTACGTCGATCACAGTCACGAGCTCTACATCGTCGGGCACCTCTACGAGGCGGCGGTCGCTTACTTCCATGCAACCGGCAAACGCACACTGCTCGACGTCGCCGACAAGAACGCCCGGCACGTCCGCCGCGTCTTCTTCGAGGGCGACGCCAAGTACAACCACGGCAAGCCCGTCCTCCGCGCTCCGGGTCACGAAGAGATCGAGCTGGCGCTGGTGCGACTCGCCGAGGCGACGGGCGACCCGATCCACCTCGACACGGCCAAGAAGTTCCTCGACATCCGCGGCGTCACGTACGTGCCGGATGGCGAGGGGGTCAATTCGCCGAGCTACGCCCAACAGCACCGGCCCGTCGCCGAGCAGCGGAAGCCGGCCGGCCACGCGGTGCGCGCGACCTACCTCTATGCGGGCATGGCGGACGTCGGCGCCAAGCTCGGCGACGACCGCTACAACGCGGCGCTCGACGCCATCTGGGAGGACATCGTCGACACCCGCATGCACCTTACCGGCGGGCTCGGCGCCGTGCACGGCATCGAGGGCTTCGGCCCCGAGTTCGAGCTGCCGAACGCCGACGCCTTCGACGAGACCTGCGCCGGCGTGGGCAACGTGCTGTTCAACTGGCGGATGTTCTTGCTGCACAAGAACGCCAAGTTCCTCGACGTCGCCGAGGTCGCCCTTTACAACAACACCCTCGCCGGCGTGAATCTGGCCGGCGACCGCTTCTTCTACGTCAATCCGCTGGCGGCCGACGGGTTCCGCCCCTTCAACCACGGCCACGCCGGCCGCGCGCCGTGGTTCGGCACCGCCTGCTGCCCGACGAACCTGGCGCGGCTCATCCCACAGGTCCCGGGCATGATGTTCGCCCAGGACGACGAGGGTTTGCTGGCGTGCCTCTACGCCTCGGGTCGCACCCGGGTCACGATCCATGACGTCGCGACGGAGGTGATCGAAGAGACGGCGTATCCGTACGACGGCGCCGTGCAGCTGACGCTGCGACCCGAGAAGCCGGTGCGTTTCGCACTGCGGATGCGCGTGCCGACGTGGACGACCGATCGCTTTGTCCCCGGTGAGCTCTACAAATACGCCAAGAGTGAATCGCCTAGGGTCGATGTTTTCGTGAATGACAAGCCGGTCGAGGTGACGACGGCGAACGGGTTTGTCTCCATCGAAAGAGAATGGTCCGCGGGCGATCGTATCCGACTCGAACTACCGATGCCGGTGCGTTACAGCACCTGTCGCGAAGAGGTCGAAGCCAACCGCGGGCGTGTCGCCGTGACGCGCGGGCCGTTGGTCTATTGCGCCGAGGCCGCCGACAACGAGGCCCACACCTCGACATACATGGTCCCTCCCTCGGCGATGACCGCGGAGACCGAGGTATCGCCTGCCGCCATTAACGGCCACAGCACTCGCGCGATTACGGTCAAAGCAGAGCGCCTTACAGAAAAGGGCGACCTCGAAGCGACTCCGCTGCGGCTTGTGCCCTATTACGCTTGGAACAACCGCGGCGTCGGTTCGATGGCGGTCTGGATGCCCGACAACGCCGAGACCCTCCGCGCCGGCGCGCTGGTCGTAGACGACAACGCCAAGCGGTTCGCTTCTGCTAAAGCGTCGCAAACCTTTGCAGGCGACACCGAAGCGGCCCTCATTGATGGCCTGTTGCCGAGCCATTCGTTCGACACCTCGATCCCGCGTTGGACCAGCTGGCCCGCGCGTGGCGAGGCTCAGACGCTCGAGTTCGAGCTCGCCGAGCCGACGCCGCTCCGCACGGTCGAGGTCTACTGGTACGACGACCACGGCGGCGTGCAGACCCCCGCCCGCTGGGAGCTGGAAGTTGCGGAGGAGGGAGCCGAGTGGCGTCCGTACCCCCTATACAACACCGACGCCTACGGCGTCGATCAGGACCAGTTCAACGTCGTCCACCCCGCCGAGCCGCTGACAGCGACCCGCCTGCGACTCCGAGTCTGGCCGAAACCCGACGCCGCAGCGGGGGTCCTCGAGTTCGTCGTGCGACCTGAATCGAGCCGCTGA
- a CDS encoding DUF1559 family PulG-like putative transporter, producing the protein MPLRCPNPASQRRGMTLVELLVVIAVIGILVALLLPAVQAARESSRRSMCLNNLRQVGLAVLNYEGIHKKFPPGKQYSAPRTDPTAFGYSWSSVILHHLEEGAIQEQIDFKKPMTDPVNLPAASEVVPVFLCPSASRLEEHRSPEGRLFNLNGQPGEGMGCMDYLGVSGPDKDKDNPTTGEQYGAQRGVLIGNKGLPDEDTIQVPPSITIARITDGTSRTVMVVECTGRGADVNKSGEVKSLNGAWASGGNISHIKKGVNEEEPPVAWEDERVYSDHPYGSHGLLADGSVHFLSKSMEASTLRSLCSRDGGETIEGVDGL; encoded by the coding sequence ATGCCGCTACGCTGCCCCAATCCGGCCTCACAACGGCGTGGCATGACGCTGGTCGAGTTGCTGGTCGTGATTGCCGTGATCGGCATTCTGGTGGCTCTGTTGCTGCCGGCGGTCCAAGCCGCCCGGGAGAGCAGCCGGCGTTCGATGTGCCTCAACAACCTGCGGCAAGTCGGGTTAGCGGTCCTCAACTACGAAGGGATTCACAAGAAGTTCCCGCCGGGCAAGCAGTACTCGGCGCCGCGGACCGACCCGACCGCGTTCGGTTACTCCTGGTCGAGTGTCATCCTTCATCACCTGGAGGAGGGCGCGATTCAAGAGCAGATCGACTTCAAGAAGCCGATGACCGACCCGGTGAATCTGCCCGCCGCTTCAGAGGTCGTGCCGGTGTTTCTTTGCCCCAGCGCGTCGCGGCTTGAAGAGCATCGCTCCCCGGAGGGCCGGCTCTTCAACCTGAATGGTCAGCCTGGCGAAGGGATGGGATGTATGGACTATCTCGGCGTGTCCGGCCCGGATAAGGACAAAGACAACCCGACCACCGGTGAGCAATACGGCGCGCAACGCGGTGTGTTGATCGGTAATAAAGGACTCCCGGACGAGGACACGATTCAGGTCCCGCCATCAATCACCATCGCCCGCATCACGGACGGGACCTCGAGGACCGTCATGGTGGTCGAGTGCACCGGTCGCGGCGCCGACGTCAACAAGTCCGGTGAAGTCAAGAGTCTCAATGGGGCTTGGGCGTCCGGTGGCAACATCAGTCACATCAAGAAGGGCGTCAACGAGGAAGAACCCCCGGTCGCCTGGGAGGATGAGCGGGTGTACTCGGATCACCCTTACGGATCGCACGGCCTGCTGGCCGACGGTTCGGTGCACTTCTTGAGCAAGTCGATGGAAGCGAGCACTCTCCGCTCGCTCTGCTCACGCGACGGCGGCGAGACAATCGAAGGCGTCGACGGACTCTAG